Proteins encoded within one genomic window of Artemia franciscana unplaced genomic scaffold, ASM3288406v1 PGA_scaffold_55, whole genome shotgun sequence:
- the LOC136041999 gene encoding uncharacterized protein LOC136041999 isoform X1, whose translation MSEIPHHGPESQTESEESYEEDFESYCSDFEDYSDSHRSEQKDSDPVNIEQEVPENLEDRYNRQSSFGLEFGEEREKIKKLRICQKIAKRAKDLLQMIRFDMMTFELFNSPPDEGFQLIVKQGMKLNSTQTGSARRDFECQTDFVPNRTSWTQKPLNFSLTDSMEKIQREISGSGSEDFDSDRLKKTLGSYLRLSILKAANIVSRILEEKDERITTDDITESVIPNTKCSKIFQTDDQKLMVTFLQPSCDGTSFAAIFNGEDSSRAKIWKLHKGKSQTYDLKSKSQITSFAFMIEAPYFAVGGTPDGTLFIWDLKRTGSIFPAILVNLHQDPASHIDCIQLLKILSVTTVTITFLSMDISGYLAIWNVKRERSSMDLDSSFSKNIACRVARHETFQHLDNQINTTCADCYQQTLIFGTASGKVFRKALNSKEMPKLILKRSSKVESLLFVDEGKIVATFHDGKLYILGKMGTLLICQRFEEIPKKVLIGGSGTLYVHFPEKLKRLRLTTSLLVEEEDINLKAKDIVMVPTPSNNWLITASSKEISVHELRL comes from the exons AAGACTTCGAG tCGTATTGCTCTGATTTTGAAGACTATTCCGATTCGCACAGAAGTGAGCAAAAAGATTCAGACCCGGTCAACATAGAGCAGGAAGTCCCAG aaaatctAGAGGATCGCTATAACAGACAGTCATCTTTTGGATTAGAGTTTggagaagaaagagaaaaaataaagaaacttcGAATATGTCAAAAGATAGCAAAGCGTGCTAAGGACTTACTCCAAATGATAAGATTTGATATGATGACTTTTGAATTGTTCAATTCACCACCAGATGAGGGCTTTCAGCTGATTGTGAAACAAGGCATGAAATTG AATTCTACACAAACTGGATCTGCAAGGCGGGATTTTGAATGCCAGACTGATTTTGTTCCAAACAGAACATCATGGACTCAAAAGCCGTTAAACTTCTCTCTCACTGATAGTAtggaaaaaatccaaagg GAAATTAGCGGATCTGGTTCAGAAGACTTCGACTCAGACAGGCTGAAGAAAACGTTGGGGTCCTATTTGAGGCTTTCGATCTTAAAAGCTGCAAAT ATCGTGAGCcgaattttagaagaaaaagacGAAAGAATTACTACTGATGATATAACAGAGTCTGTGATACCAAATACAAAGTGTTCAAAAATCTTTCAAACTGATGATCAAAAATTAATGGTTACATTTCTTCAACCCTCTTGTGATGGCACATCTTTCGCAGCAATCTTTAATGGAGAG GACAGCTCACGAGCCAAAATTTGGAAACTCCACAAAGGAAAGAGCCAAACTTACGATCTAAAATCCAAATCTCAGATAACCTCATTTGCCTTCATGATTGAAGCACCATATTTCGCTGTAGGTGGCACACCGGATGGCACACTTTTCATTTGGGATTTGAAAAGGACAGGTTCTATTTTCCCAGCAATTTTGGTAAATCTTCACCAAGATCCCGCCTCCCATATAGACTGCATCCAGCTCCTGAAAATCTTGAGCGTGACAACAGTGACAATAACTTTTCTAAGCATGGATATAAGCGGATATTTAGCTATTTGGAATGTTAAAAGAGAGAGATCATCAATGGATTTGGattcttcattttcaaaaaatattgcaTGTCGTGTTGCCAGACATGAGACATTTCAGCATTTAGACAATCAAATTAATACAACCTGTGCTGATTGTTATCAACAGACACTGATTTTTGGCACAGCATCGGGGAAAGTTTTCAGGAAAGCCttaaattcaaaagaaatgccgaaactgattttgaaaagatCTTCAAAAGTGGAATCATTGCTGTTTGTCGACGAAGGAAAAATAGTG GCTACTTTCCATGACGGAAAACTATACATCCTTGGAAAAATGGGGACTCTTCTCATCTGCCAACGTTTTGAAGAAATTCCGAAGAAAGTTCTGATAGGCGGATCCGGTACACTTTATGTACATTTTCCCGAGAA gttaAAAAGACTTCGATTGACAACATCTCTTCTCGTGGAAGAAGAAGACATCAATTTAAAGGCGAAAGATATTGTAATGGTTCCAACACCGTCTAATAATTGGTTAATCACAGCTTCTAGTAAAGAAATTTCAGTGCATGAATTACGACTTTAG
- the LOC136041999 gene encoding uncharacterized protein LOC136041999 isoform X2 has translation MSEIPHHGPESQTESEESYEEDFESYCSDFEDYSDSHRSEQKDSDPVNIEQEVPENLEDRYNRQSSFGLEFGEEREKIKKLRICQKIAKRAKDLLQMIRFDMMTFELFNSPPDEGFQLIVKQGMKLNSTQTGSARRDFECQTDFVPNRTSWTQKPLNFSLTDSMEKIQREISGSGSEDFDSDRLKKTLGSYLRLSILKAANIVSRILEEKDERITTDDITESVIPNTKCSKIFQTDDQKLMVTFLQPSCDGTSFAAIFNGEDSSRAKIWKLHKGKSQTYDLKSKSQITSFAFMIEAPYFAVGGTPDGTLFIWDLKRTGSIFPAILVNLHQDPASHIDCIQLLKILSVTTVTITFLSMDISGYLAIWNVKRERSSMDLDSSFSKNIACRVARHETFQHLDNQINTTCADCYQQTLIFGTASGKVFRKALNSKEMPKLILKRSSKVESLLFVDEGKIVVKKTSIDNISSRGRRRHQFKGERYCNGSNTV, from the exons AAGACTTCGAG tCGTATTGCTCTGATTTTGAAGACTATTCCGATTCGCACAGAAGTGAGCAAAAAGATTCAGACCCGGTCAACATAGAGCAGGAAGTCCCAG aaaatctAGAGGATCGCTATAACAGACAGTCATCTTTTGGATTAGAGTTTggagaagaaagagaaaaaataaagaaacttcGAATATGTCAAAAGATAGCAAAGCGTGCTAAGGACTTACTCCAAATGATAAGATTTGATATGATGACTTTTGAATTGTTCAATTCACCACCAGATGAGGGCTTTCAGCTGATTGTGAAACAAGGCATGAAATTG AATTCTACACAAACTGGATCTGCAAGGCGGGATTTTGAATGCCAGACTGATTTTGTTCCAAACAGAACATCATGGACTCAAAAGCCGTTAAACTTCTCTCTCACTGATAGTAtggaaaaaatccaaagg GAAATTAGCGGATCTGGTTCAGAAGACTTCGACTCAGACAGGCTGAAGAAAACGTTGGGGTCCTATTTGAGGCTTTCGATCTTAAAAGCTGCAAAT ATCGTGAGCcgaattttagaagaaaaagacGAAAGAATTACTACTGATGATATAACAGAGTCTGTGATACCAAATACAAAGTGTTCAAAAATCTTTCAAACTGATGATCAAAAATTAATGGTTACATTTCTTCAACCCTCTTGTGATGGCACATCTTTCGCAGCAATCTTTAATGGAGAG GACAGCTCACGAGCCAAAATTTGGAAACTCCACAAAGGAAAGAGCCAAACTTACGATCTAAAATCCAAATCTCAGATAACCTCATTTGCCTTCATGATTGAAGCACCATATTTCGCTGTAGGTGGCACACCGGATGGCACACTTTTCATTTGGGATTTGAAAAGGACAGGTTCTATTTTCCCAGCAATTTTGGTAAATCTTCACCAAGATCCCGCCTCCCATATAGACTGCATCCAGCTCCTGAAAATCTTGAGCGTGACAACAGTGACAATAACTTTTCTAAGCATGGATATAAGCGGATATTTAGCTATTTGGAATGTTAAAAGAGAGAGATCATCAATGGATTTGGattcttcattttcaaaaaatattgcaTGTCGTGTTGCCAGACATGAGACATTTCAGCATTTAGACAATCAAATTAATACAACCTGTGCTGATTGTTATCAACAGACACTGATTTTTGGCACAGCATCGGGGAAAGTTTTCAGGAAAGCCttaaattcaaaagaaatgccgaaactgattttgaaaagatCTTCAAAAGTGGAATCATTGCTGTTTGTCGACGAAGGAAAAATAGTG gttaAAAAGACTTCGATTGACAACATCTCTTCTCGTGGAAGAAGAAGACATCAATTTAAAGGCGAAAGATATTGTAATGGTTCCAACACCGTCTAA